The following coding sequences lie in one Hoplias malabaricus isolate fHopMal1 chromosome 14, fHopMal1.hap1, whole genome shotgun sequence genomic window:
- the LOC136665622 gene encoding uncharacterized protein, which translates to MTLSPSPPPAHILHQTFTSPPPALVLHQSSTTHSPVLYLPSSSISPPPHIHQSSTCPRPPSVLLHTTSSTPSHPPPVLHLPSSSISPPPHIHQSSTCPHPPSVLLHTTSSTLSHPPPDLHQSSTCPRTPSVFHHTFTSPLPALILISPPPHIHQSSTCPRPPSVLHHTFTSPLPALILHQSSTTHSPVLHLPSSSISPPPHHILHPITSSTRPSPVFYLPSSSISLPPHIHQSSTCPHPPSVLLHTTSSTPSHPPPDLHQSFTCPRPTSVLHPITSSTRPSPVFYLPSSSISLPPHIHQSSTCPRPPSVFHHTFTSPLPALILISPPPHIHQSSTCPHPPSVLLHTTSSTPSHPPPDLHQSSTCPCPPSVLQHTFTSPLPALILHQSSSTPHPPPHYILHQFSTCPRPPLVLHQTFTSPPPALILHQSSTTSYSHQTFTSPPPALVLHQSSTTSHPPPHHILQHTFTSPPPALVFHHITSSTPSPVLHLPSSSITSHPPPHHILQHTFTSTPPALVLHHTTSSSTPSPVFHQPSFSTKPHPPPHHILHHTFTSPQLALILHQSSSTPHAPPHLHQSSICSRPPSVPYHTTSFTRPSPVLHQPSSNISPPLHNILHHTFTSPPPALVLLHTTSFTTSHPPPHLHQSSSCPCPPSVLLHHTFTNPPPALVLHHTTSSKTSHPPPQLHQSSTSHRPPSVLYTTSSTTPSPVLHQPSTSISPPPHHTSTSPLPPPVLYHTTCSTPSHPS; encoded by the coding sequence ATGACCCTCAGCCCATCTCCTCCACCAGCCCACATCCTCCACCAGACTTTCACCAGTCCTCCACCTGCCCTCGTCCTCCATCAGTCCTCCACCACACATTCACCAGTCCTCTACCTGCCCTCATCCTCCATCAGTCCTCCACCACACATTCACCAGTCCTCCACCTGCCCTCGTCCTCCATCAGTCCTCCTCCACACCACATCCTCCACCCCATCACATCCTCCACCAGTCCTCCACCTGCCCTCATCCTCCATCAGTCCTCCACCACACATTCACCAGTCCTCCACCTGCCCTCATCCTCCCTCAGTCCTCCTCCACACCACATCCTCCACCCTATCACATCCTCCACCAGACCTTCACCAGTCTTCTACCTGCCCTCGTACTCCATCAGTCTTCCACCACACATTCACCAGTCCTCTACCTGCCCTCATCCTCATCAGTCCTCCACCACACATTCACCAGTCCTCCACCTGCCCTCGTCCTCCATCAGTCCTCCACCACACATTCACCAGTCCTCTACCTGCCCTCATCCTCCATCAGTCCTCCACCACACATTCACCAGTCCTCCACCTGCCCTCGTCCTCCATCAGTCCTCCTCCACACCACATCCTCCACCCCATCACATCCTCCACCAGACCTTCACCAGTCTTCTACCTGCCCTCGTCCTCCATCAGTCTTCCACCACACATTCACCAGTCCTCCACCTGCCCTCATCCTCCATCAGTCCTCCTCCACACCACATCCTCCACCCCATCACATCCTCCACCAGACCTTCACCAGTCCTTCACCTGCCCTCGTCCTACATCAGTCCTCCACCCCATCACATCCTCCACCAGACCTTCACCAGTCTTCTACCTGCCCTCGTCCTCCATCAGTCTTCCACCACACATTCACCAGTCCTCTACCTGCCCTCGTCCTCCATCAGTCTTCCACCACACATTCACCAGTCCTCTACCTGCCCTCATCCTCATCAGTCCTCCACCACACATTCACCAGTCCTCCACCTGCCCTCATCCTCCATCAGTCCTCCTCCACACCACATCCTCCACCCCATCACATCCTCCACCAGACCTTCACCAGTCCTCCACCTGCCCTTGTCCTCCATCAGTCCTCCAGCACACCTTCACCAGTCCTCTACCTGCCCTCATCCTCCATCAGTCCTCCTCCACACCACATCCTCCACCCCATTACATCCTCCACCAGTTCTCCACCTGCCCTCGTCCTCCATTAGTCCTCCACCAGACCTTCACCAGTCCTCCACCTGCCCTCATCCTCCATCAGTCCTCCACCACATCATATTCTCACCAAACCTTCACCAGTCCTCCACCTGCCCTCGTCCTCCATCAGTCCTCCACCACATCTCATCCTCCACCACATCACATCCTCCAGCACACCTTCACCAGTCCTCCACCTGCCCTCGTCTTCCACCACATCACATCCTCCACACCTTCACCAGTCCTCCACCTGCCCTCGTCTTCCATCACATCACATCCTCCACCGCATCACATCCTTCAGCACACCTTCACCAGTACTCCACCTGCCCTCGTCCTCCACCACACCACATCCTCCAGCACACCTTCACCAGTATTCCACCAGCCCTCGTTCTCCACCAAACCACATCCTCCTCCACACCACATCCTCCACCACACCTTCACCAGTCCTCAACTTGCTCTCATCCTCCATCAGTCCTCCTCCACACCACATGCTCCACCACACCTACACCAGTCCTCCATCTGCTCTCGTCCTCCATCAGTCCCCTACCACACCACATCCTTCACTAGACCTTCACCAGTACTCCACCAGccctcgtccaacatcagtccTCCTCTACACAACATCCTCCACCACACCTTTACCAGTCCTCCACCAGCCCTCGTTCTCCTCCACACCACATCCTTCACCACATCACATCCTCCACCACACCTTCACCAGTCCTCCAGCTGCCCTTGTCCTCCATCAGTCCTCCTCCACCACACCTTCACCAATCCTCCACCAGCCCTCGTTCTCCACCACACCACATCCTCTAAAACATCACATCCTCCACCACAGCTTCACCAGTCCTCGACCAGCCATCGTCCACCATCAGTCCTCTACACCACATCTTCCACCACACCTTCACCAGTCCTCCACCAGCCATCAACCTCCATCAGTCCTCCACCACACCACACCTCCACCAGCCCACTTCCCCCACCAGTCCTTTACCACACCACATGTTCCACCCCATCACATCCTTCATGA